The proteins below are encoded in one region of Gemmatimonadaceae bacterium:
- a CDS encoding DUF2723 domain-containing protein produces the protein MPIRTAATSDYKPSYLAATIAAALTFVLYLVTLAPSTAMWDTSEYIASAKVLGLPHPPGNPVFVLLGHFFGLLPIPVTYAQRINVMAALASAAAAGFWFLITERVLWRWVTQRWQRITGAAVAVLVGATAFTVWNQSVVNEKVYTISLIGLAVISWLMVCWCENPDDPRADRWLLLVAFLLGLGYANHPAGFLPLPAVGIAVLVRRPQTLLRWRLVLLAIAVLVLGLTPFAYEPIRAAHFPTINEGEPTGCLTHFEWSCTFSGLTVQRLEDNINRKQYQKPSVLDRQAPLSAQIGMYWLYFKWQWLRDAYGQHDRLQNGLAALFLVLGLAGAWAHWKHDPESFWYFAVFSFTVSLALVYYMNFKYSFSQAPQLGNTVAREPRDRDYFYLWSFSSYSVWVALGLMYLWESLATMVAGAKAAAAAILPRRAWLATCPVLAIAFIPLVGNWRDAPRSGQMFTRDWAVDMLNSVEPYAIIVTNGDNDTFPLWYAQEVEGVRQDVIVAVATYLGTDWFVRQIIRRPIRPYDAATGPARFRGKSWPVPSGPPLHMTFAQADSIPPVLTLREPQIFKAGDITARIPAGYLTRDQLVVLRMIRDTYPERPIYFSSSEYGDALGLEPYMLTQGLVTKLVPAPITATADTFRISGGYFDEKTTEALWDSVYLAPKALITQDGWVDRSSVGIAYHYAIIGSIIFQAMQEHGDSTAAKTVAATVDAMARSARLMRDAGQGSSDQ, from the coding sequence ATGCCCATCCGAACCGCCGCGACAAGCGACTACAAGCCGTCGTATCTCGCCGCGACCATTGCGGCAGCCCTCACGTTCGTGCTGTACCTGGTAACGCTCGCGCCGTCCACCGCGATGTGGGACACGAGCGAATACATCGCCTCGGCCAAGGTGCTCGGCCTCCCGCATCCGCCGGGCAATCCCGTCTTCGTTCTGTTAGGCCACTTCTTCGGGCTGCTGCCGATTCCGGTGACCTATGCGCAGCGGATCAACGTCATGGCCGCGCTGGCCAGCGCCGCCGCGGCCGGATTCTGGTTTCTGATCACCGAGCGCGTGTTGTGGCGCTGGGTGACGCAGCGCTGGCAGCGCATCACCGGCGCCGCCGTGGCGGTGTTGGTCGGCGCGACGGCGTTCACGGTCTGGAACCAGTCGGTGGTAAACGAGAAGGTGTACACCATCTCGCTCATCGGGCTGGCGGTCATTTCGTGGCTCATGGTGTGCTGGTGCGAGAATCCGGACGATCCGCGCGCCGACCGGTGGCTGTTGCTCGTGGCGTTTCTCCTCGGGCTCGGCTACGCGAATCACCCCGCCGGATTCCTGCCGCTGCCGGCGGTGGGCATTGCGGTGCTGGTGCGCCGTCCGCAGACGCTGCTGCGATGGCGGCTGGTGCTTCTCGCGATCGCCGTGCTTGTGTTAGGCTTGACGCCCTTCGCGTACGAGCCGATCCGCGCGGCGCATTTCCCGACGATCAACGAGGGCGAGCCGACCGGGTGCCTTACGCACTTCGAGTGGTCGTGCACGTTCAGCGGGCTCACCGTGCAGCGCCTGGAAGACAACATCAACCGCAAGCAGTATCAGAAGCCGTCGGTGCTCGACCGCCAGGCGCCGTTGTCGGCGCAGATCGGGATGTACTGGTTGTACTTCAAGTGGCAGTGGCTGCGCGATGCGTACGGTCAGCACGACCGCCTGCAGAACGGATTGGCGGCGCTGTTTCTGGTGTTAGGCCTGGCCGGCGCATGGGCGCACTGGAAGCACGACCCCGAATCGTTCTGGTACTTCGCCGTGTTCTCGTTCACGGTGTCGCTGGCGCTCGTGTACTACATGAATTTCAAGTACAGCTTCTCGCAGGCGCCGCAGCTCGGGAACACGGTGGCGCGCGAGCCGCGCGACCGTGACTACTTCTATCTCTGGAGCTTTTCGTCGTACAGCGTGTGGGTGGCGCTGGGCCTCATGTATCTCTGGGAATCGCTGGCGACGATGGTGGCCGGCGCCAAGGCGGCCGCCGCCGCGATTCTGCCCAGGCGCGCGTGGCTGGCGACGTGTCCCGTGCTGGCGATCGCGTTCATTCCGCTCGTCGGCAACTGGCGGGATGCGCCGCGCTCGGGCCAGATGTTCACGCGCGATTGGGCGGTGGACATGCTCAATTCCGTCGAGCCGTACGCGATCATCGTGACCAACGGAGACAACGACACGTTCCCGCTGTGGTATGCGCAGGAAGTCGAGGGCGTGCGCCAGGATGTGATCGTGGCCGTCGCAACGTACCTGGGCACCGATTGGTTCGTTCGGCAGATCATTCGGCGTCCCATACGTCCGTACGATGCCGCCACCGGACCGGCGCGCTTTCGGGGCAAGTCGTGGCCCGTGCCGTCGGGCCCGCCGCTGCACATGACGTTCGCGCAGGCGGATTCGATTCCGCCGGTGCTGACCCTGCGCGAACCGCAGATCTTCAAGGCCGGCGACATCACGGCGCGCATTCCGGCCGGATACCTGACGCGAGACCAGCTCGTGGTGCTGCGGATGATCCGCGACACCTATCCCGAGCGGCCCATCTATTTTTCGTCGAGCGAGTACGGCGATGCGTTAGGCCTGGAGCCGTACATGCTCACGCAGGGGCTCGTGACCAAGCTCGTGCCGGCGCCGATCACGGCGACGGCGGACACCTTCCGGATTTCCGGCGGCTACTTCGACGAGAAGACGACCGAGGCGCTCTGGGACAGCGTGTACCTCGCGCCCAAGGCGCTGATCACGCAGGACGGTTGGGTGGATCGGTCGTCGGTCGGCATTGCGTACCACTACGCGATCATCGGGTCGATCATCTTCCAGGCAATGCAGGAGCATGGCGACTCCACCGCGGCGAAAACGGTCGCCGCCACGGTCGATGCCATGGCGCGGTCGGCGCGGCTGATGCGCGATGCCGGGCAGGGTTCGTCGGATCAATAG
- a CDS encoding sigma-70 family RNA polymerase sigma factor: protein MTASDSAIVRRVLDGDTEAFAILVSRHHAACLRLATHVLGSREDAEDATQETFLRAYRHLGRYQERERFTGWLFRILVNQCRTTLARRRRGEAQLADAGIELGSWDEDAAEWAERDAMLRTALARLHPVQREAVLLRFSADLSYEEMAAATGVGVSALKMRVKRACARMRALLGESIHA, encoded by the coding sequence ATGACCGCATCCGACTCTGCCATCGTGCGTCGCGTGTTGGACGGTGACACCGAGGCTTTTGCGATCCTCGTGTCCCGTCACCACGCGGCGTGCTTGCGATTGGCTACGCACGTGCTCGGCTCGCGCGAGGATGCGGAAGATGCGACACAGGAGACGTTCCTGCGCGCGTATCGGCATCTCGGCCGATATCAGGAGCGAGAGCGGTTCACCGGGTGGCTGTTTCGCATTCTCGTGAACCAATGCCGCACCACGTTGGCGCGGCGGCGGCGCGGCGAAGCGCAGCTCGCGGATGCAGGCATCGAGCTGGGATCGTGGGATGAGGACGCGGCGGAGTGGGCGGAGCGCGACGCGATGCTGCGCACGGCGCTGGCGCGGCTGCATCCGGTGCAACGTGAAGCGGTGCTCCTGCGCTTCAGCGCCGATTTGTCGTACGAGGAAATGGCGGCGGCGACCGGCGTCGGTGTGTCGGCGCTCAAGATGCGCGTGAAGCGCGCGTGCGCGCGGATGCGGGCGCTGCTCGGGGAGTCGATCCATGCCTAA
- a CDS encoding HAD-IB family phosphatase, whose product MRFRCVIFDCDSTLCAIEGIQVLGAAHHQEIARLTASAMQGQIALEQVYAHRLALAQPARRDLEALADRYVATLVPDAREVVRALHAEGIEVRILSGGLRPAVLAVARALGVPDDRVAAVDLRFGDDGSYCGFDEASPLARSGGKRAVIVGWDPPAPRPSMLVGDGATDLEARPAVDAFIAFAGVVRRSDVVDRADLVIDGPSLAPVVPLALGGVPPRSPLARAVFDRGAALLAGQTLEESTP is encoded by the coding sequence GTGCGTTTTCGCTGCGTGATCTTCGACTGCGACTCCACGCTCTGCGCCATCGAAGGCATCCAGGTGCTGGGCGCCGCGCATCACCAGGAGATCGCGCGCCTTACGGCGTCCGCCATGCAGGGACAGATCGCGCTCGAGCAGGTATACGCACATCGCCTGGCGCTGGCGCAGCCGGCGCGCCGCGACCTCGAGGCGCTGGCGGACCGGTACGTCGCGACGCTCGTGCCGGACGCGCGTGAGGTAGTGCGCGCGCTGCACGCCGAGGGCATCGAGGTCCGCATCCTCTCCGGGGGCCTTCGTCCTGCCGTGCTCGCCGTCGCGCGTGCGTTGGGCGTACCGGACGACCGTGTCGCGGCGGTGGATCTTCGCTTCGGCGATGACGGATCGTACTGCGGCTTCGATGAGGCATCGCCGCTCGCGCGCTCGGGCGGCAAACGGGCGGTCATTGTCGGGTGGGACCCGCCGGCACCGCGTCCGTCGATGTTGGTGGGCGATGGCGCGACCGATCTCGAGGCCCGTCCGGCGGTGGATGCGTTCATCGCCTTCGCGGGCGTCGTTAGGCGAAGCGACGTGGTCGACCGGGCCGACCTCGTCATCGACGGACCGTCGCTCGCGCCGGTGGTTCCGCTGGCGTTAGGCGGCGTGCCCCCGCGTTCCCCACTGGCGCGCGCCGTGTTCGACCGCGGCGCCGCACTCCTGGCCGGTCAGACGCTCGAGGAGAGCACACCATGA